One window of Sardina pilchardus chromosome 2, fSarPil1.1, whole genome shotgun sequence genomic DNA carries:
- the LOC134075186 gene encoding NACHT, LRR and PYD domains-containing protein 3-like isoform X4 — protein sequence MKSDHFELKLEGRPDPGIQLEEETVNPSLSRCYENELSTIFKELEYKVITFMKNELKRLKKLLSPDYPESPCDEEEGEEDQRDARDGALKIAVHTLRSMKQDILAQQLELNGLLLRCQQQLKYRLSKKFESVFEGIPKQGNPTFLQKIYTELYITEGESVEVNTEHEIRQIEMASKRHITKGDTQIRCTEIFKPLAGQDKSIRTVLTKGLAGIGKTVSVQKFILDWTEGKANENILFIFPLPFRELNLIKDKTYTFEDIIHHFFCETKGVNFSNHNNYSIAFIFDGLDESRLSLDFQHNESIYSVTEHATVDVLLTNLIKGNLLPSALVWITSRPAAANQIPPECVDQVTEVRGFNDPQKEEYFRKRITEEELVNRIITHLKSSRILYVMCQIPVFCWMAATVLESILTEAESGEIPKSLTQMYTHFLIIQTKHRSQKYEKQDADPLWNLKTVLSLGKLAFQQLEKGNLIFYEEDLSECGIDVRDALVYSGVCTQIFREESGLFQGKVFCFVHLSIQEFLAALYVFLHFTMRERSTLDQHQKSQLHLLFSANSLFELHQSAVDLALRNENGQLDLFLRFLLGLSLESNQKLLQDLLPQKENISVSTDKSIKYIKQKIREATDPERCLNLFHCLNELNDHSLVEEVQSYVRKGDELRKDLSLSQLSALAFVLMMSEQELEDFNLQDYGRCSSPARSDAGLLRMLSVVKASRRVQLRCCNLTEDSGTALSSTLSSNRSNMRHLDLTYNNLGDSGVELLSTGLGHAKCELQILDLKSCNLKKKSCAALSSALRTNSNLKQLDLSGNNLGDSGVEQISSGLTHKCRLEKLVLSGCKLTERSCAALSSALSSESSSLTQLHLRGNYLGDSGMELLSAGLTHPNCRLETLELRGCSLTEKSCAAVAGALSSNSSRLRQLNLSYNDLGDSGVELLSTGLGNPHCELEKLELQYCKLTGGSCSSLAVALRSNRSSLRELNLRLNFLEQCDVELLSILLKDPTYKLSELQYINNPSF from the exons atgaaaaGTGACCATTTTGAACTTAAACTTGAAGGACGTCCTGATCCCGG TATCCAGCtggaagaggaaacagttaatcCATCCCTGAGCAGATGTTATGAAAATGAGTTGTCGACTAtattcaag GAGCTTGAATACAAAGTCATCACTTTCATGAAGAATGAACTGAAGAGACTCAAGAAGCTCCTGAGCCCAGATTACCCAGAATCCCCttgtgatgaggaggagggtgaggaggaccAGAGAGATGCCAGAGATGGAGCTCTGAAGATTGCAGTGCACACTCTGAGGAGCATGAAGCAGGACATCCTCGCGCAGCAGCTGGAACTAA ATGGACTGCTTCTGAGATGTCAACAACAGCTCAAATACAGGCTATCAAAGAAGTTTGAGAGTGTATTTGAAGGCATCCCAAAGCAGGGAAACCCTACTTTTCTGCAGAaaatctacacagagctctacatcacagagggggaAAGTGTAGAGGTCAATACTGAACATGAGATCAGACAAATTGAGATGGCATCCAAGAGACACATTACAAAGGGGGACACACAAATCAGATGTACTGAGATTTTCAAGCCCTTAGCTGGACAAGACAAATCTATCCGAACGGTGCTGACAAAGGGATTGGCTGGCATTGGGAAAACAGTCTCTGTCCAGAAATTCATTCTAGACTGGACTGAAGGAAAAGCCAATGAGAACATTCTCTTCATATTTCCCCTTCCTTTCCGGGAGCTGAATCTGATTAAAGACAAGACATACACTTTTGAGGAcatcatccatcactttttctGTGAAACAAAAGGTGTCAACTTCTCCAACCACAACAACTACAGCATTGctttcatctttgatggtctagaCGAAAGCAGACTTTCTCTGGATTTCCAGCATAACGAGTCCATCTACAGTGTAACAGAACATGCCACAGTTGATGTCCTTCTCACAAACCTCATCAAGGGcaatctgcttccctctgcgCTTGTGTGGATCacctcccgaccagcagcagccaatcaaatccctCCTGAATGCGTTGACCAGGTGACAGAGGTACGAGGTTTCAACGACCCACAGAAggaggagtacttcaggaagagaatcaCAGAAGAGGAGCTGGTCAACAGAAtcatcacacacctgaagtcatccaGGATCCTCTACGTCATGTGTCAAattccagtcttctgttggatggCAGCCACTGTTCTGGAGAGCATCCTGACTGAAGCAGAGAGTGGGGAGATTCCAAAGTCTCtgactcaaatgtacacacacttcctgatcatacaaacaaaacacagaagtCAGAAGTAtgaaaaacaggatgcagatcCACTGTGGAACCTGAAGACTGTTCTGTCCCTGGGGAAACTGGCTTTTCAGCAGCTGGAGAAGGGTAATCTGATCTTCTATGAAGAGGATCTGAGCGaatgtggcattgatgtcagaGATGCATTAGTATACTCTGGGGTGTGCACCCAGATCTTCAGAGAAGAGTCTGGACTGTTCCAGGGGAAAGTGTTCTGCTTTGTTCATTTGAGCATTCAGGAGTTTCTAGCAGCTTtatatgtgtttttgcactttaCCATGAGAGAGCGCAGTACACTTGACCAGCACCAAAAGTCTCAGCTTCATTTACTGTTCAGTGCTAACAGTCTTTTTGAGCTTCACCAGTCTGCAGTGGACCTGGCCTTAAGAAATGAAAATGGACAGTTGGACCTTTTCCTGAGGTTTCTCCTGGGTCTCTCACTGGAGTCTAATCAGAAACTATTGCAAGACTTGCTGCCACAGAAAGAAAACATCTCAGTGAGCACAGATAAATCAATCAAGTACATCAAGCAGAAGATCAGAGAAGCCACTGACCCAGAGAGATGCCTCAACCTCTTCCACTGCCTGAATGAACTGAATGACCACTCTCTGGTGGAGGAGGTCCAGAGTTACGTGAGGAAGGGAGATGAACTCAgaaaggatctctctctctcccagctgtcAGCTCTGGCCTTTGTGCTGATGATGTCAGAACAGGAACTGGAGGACTTTAACCTGCAGGATTATGGACGATGTAGTTCACCTGCCAGATCAGATGCAGGTCTGCTGAGGATGTTGTCAGTGGTCAAAGCATCAAGAAGAGTCCA gctgAGGTGTTGTAACCTCACAGAGGACAGTGGCACAGCTCTATCTTCAACTCTTAGCTCAAATAGGTCCAATATGAGGCATCTGGACTTGACTTACAATAATCTGGGAGATTCgggagtggagctgctttctACTGGTCTGGGACATGCCAAGTGTGAACTGCAGATACTGGA tctgAAGAGTTGTAACCTCAAAAAGAAGAGCTGTGCAGCTTTATCCTCAGCTCTCAGAACAAACTCCAATCTGAAacagctggacctgagtggCAATAATCTGGGAGACTCTGGAGTGGAGCAGATTTCTTCTGGTCTGACACACAAGTGTAGACTGGAGAAACTGGT gctgAGTGGCTGTAAACTCacagagaggagctgtgcagCTTTATCTTCAGCTCTCAGCTCAGAATCTTCCAGTCTGACACAGTTGCACTTGAGAGGGAATTATCTGGGAGATTCAGGAATGGAGCTGCTTTCTGCTGGTCTGACACATCCAAACTGCAGACTGGAGACATTGGA ACTGAGAGGTTGTAGCCttacagagaagagctgtgcagcTGTAGCTGGAGCGCTCAGCTCAAACTCCTCTCGTCTGAGACAACTGAACCTGAGTTACAACGATCTGGGGgattcaggagtggagctgctctctACCGGCCTGGGAAATCCTCATTGTGAACTGGAGAAATTGGA gctgcaGTACTGCAAGCTTACAGGAGGGAGCTGTTCCTCTCTGGCCGTCGCTCTCAGATCAAACCGCTCCAGTCTGAGAGAGCTGAACCTGCGACTTAACTTCCTTGAACAGTGTGATGTGGAGCTGCTCTCTATCCTGCTGAAAGACCCTACATATAAGCTCAGTGAACTACA ATACATCAATAATCCATCCTTCTGA